The DNA region AGGGGTACCGCGCCGAGAACCTCGACCCCGCGCCCGACGTGATCGTGGTCGGCAACATCGTCGGCCGCGCGAACCCGGAGGTCCAGGCGCTTCTCGCGCGGGGCCTCCCGCACGTCAGCATGCCCGAGGCCCTCGGCGAGTTCGTCCTCGAGGGGCGCCACTCAATCGTCGTCGCCGGCACGCACGGGAAGACGACCACGTCGGCGCTGATGAGCCACGTCCTCCTCGCCTCCGGGCGCGATCCGTCGTTCCTCGTCGGCGGCGTCCTCATCGGCAGCGAGCGGTCGTACCGCTTCGGCTCGGGGCCTCACGTCGTCGTCGAGGGGGACGAGTACGAGACGGCCTTCTTCGACAAGGGGCCGAAGTTCCTCCACTACCGCCCGCGCACGGCGATCGTGACGAGCGTCGAGTACGACCACGCCGAGATGTTCGCGTCGATCGAGGCGGTCGAGGAGGCCTTCCGGAAGTTCATCGCCATCGTCCCGGCCGACGGAACTCTCGTGGCCTGCGCCGACGATCCGCGAGTCGTGCGTCTGGCCGAGGCGGCGCGGGCGCCGGTCGTCACGTACGGCCTCGATGCCGGGTCGCTCCGAGGGCGGGAGATCTCCGCTGGGCCTTCGGGGATGACGTTCGAGGCGTCTTCGTCCGGCCGTCCGCCGATGCGCTTCTCGACGCCGATGACGGGTCGCCACAACCTCGCGAACGCCCTCGCGGTCATCGCGGCGTCGCGGTCGCTGGGCCTGGCCGACGCGGAGATTGCGGCGGGGCTGGTCACCTTCCGCGGCGTCCACCGGCGGCAGGAGATCGTCGGCGAGGCGGCGGGGGTGACGGTCCTCGACGATTTCGCCCACCACCCCACGGCGGTGCGCGAGACGATCCGCGGAGTCCGCTCGCGCTTCCCCGGGCGCGACGTCTGGGCCATCTTCGAGCCGCGCACGAACACGACGCGGCGCAGCGTCTTCCAGGCGGAGTACGCGACGGCGTTCGATGCGGCCCATCGCACCGTCATCGCCGCCGTCGATCACCCCGAGCGCGCTCCGGA from Acidobacteriota bacterium includes:
- the mpl gene encoding UDP-N-acetylmuramate:L-alanyl-gamma-D-glutamyl-meso-diaminopimelate ligase: MPRTAHLIGICGTGMGSLAGLLKDAGLAVRGSDADVYPPISTMLEAMGIPILKGYRAENLDPAPDVIVVGNIVGRANPEVQALLARGLPHVSMPEALGEFVLEGRHSIVVAGTHGKTTTSALMSHVLLASGRDPSFLVGGVLIGSERSYRFGSGPHVVVEGDEYETAFFDKGPKFLHYRPRTAIVTSVEYDHAEMFASIEAVEEAFRKFIAIVPADGTLVACADDPRVVRLAEAARAPVVTYGLDAGSLRGREISAGPSGMTFEASSSGRPPMRFSTPMTGRHNLANALAVIAASRSLGLADAEIAAGLVTFRGVHRRQEIVGEAAGVTVLDDFAHHPTAVRETIRGVRSRFPGRDVWAIFEPRTNTTRRSVFQAEYATAFDAAHRTVIAAVDHPERAPEGERFDAEKLVADLRGRGLDALYIPTVDAIVAHVAEETRPGDVVLVMSNGAFGGVHRKVLDRLGGHAADSARSR